From the Eriocheir sinensis breed Jianghai 21 unplaced genomic scaffold, ASM2467909v1 Scaffold23, whole genome shotgun sequence genome, one window contains:
- the LOC126991001 gene encoding V-type proton ATPase subunit F-like has translation MSVAAAQAKLIAVIGDEDTCVGFLLGGIGEVNKKREPNFLVVDKNTSVQEIEDSFKKFMKRDDIDIILINQNIAEQIRHVIDSDNDNPLPAVLEIPSKDHPYDPTKDSVLRRAKGLYSADDMR, from the exons ATGTCCGTGGCCGCAGCTCAGGCGAAGCTTATTGCCGTGATTGGCGATGAG GACACATGCGTTGGGTTCCTCCTCGGAGGCATCGGTGAGGTCAACAAGAAGAGGGAACCAAATTTCCTCGTGGTTGACAAAA ACACCAGCGTCCAAGAAATCGAAGACAGTTTCAAGAAGTTCATGAAGAGAGATGACATTGACATCATCCTCATCAACCAGAAT ATTGCCGAGCAGATCCGTCACGTGATCGACAGCGACAACGACAACCCCCTCCCCGCTGTGCTCGAGATCCCCTCCAAAGACCACCCTTACGACCCCACCAAGGACTCAGTGCTGCGTCGGGCCAAG ggtCTGTACAGTGCCGACGACATGCGTTAA